A genomic segment from Flavobacteriales bacterium encodes:
- a CDS encoding choice-of-anchor B family protein, whose product MKHLCTILFCVAANSLFAQGSLNIDSLFNWQDSTIIPSTAHNNRYNEIWGYAKNGKEYAIIGSSKGTHIFDVTVPAESEQVVFIEGKVTGSTVVHRDFHDFDDCLYMVSDEGNASLQIADLRFLPDSAPLVYDSGELFPRSHNIFIDSSSARMYVCGGPLLFAVFSLADPTSPTLLLNCPLDVPFWGPIGYVHDTYVRGDTAYLNAGTNGLFVVDFHDINNPVMIGSMDVYPQSGYNHSGWLMADKPYYALADETFGKDVKIVDVSDMADLHVVDTITSGVDENSIPHNLIYRGDQLFISYYFDGLYMFDCSDPTHPQLAGFYDTSTEPHVNGLYRGCWGVYPLLPSGHILASDMQTGLWVFGSNLVAGVNEPSKDATKDLTVYPNPVENVLHLGKNYTNIRYRISDMAGREVMHGKSIGTIDVSELGTGIYVITVLADDATLQSRFFKR is encoded by the coding sequence ATGAAACACCTTTGCACCATTCTTTTCTGTGTAGCTGCAAATTCACTTTTCGCGCAGGGAAGTCTGAATATCGATTCGCTTTTCAATTGGCAGGATTCGACCATCATTCCTTCCACGGCACACAATAATCGCTACAACGAGATATGGGGCTACGCCAAGAATGGGAAGGAGTATGCCATCATTGGCAGCTCCAAGGGCACGCACATTTTTGATGTGACGGTTCCGGCCGAGTCGGAGCAGGTGGTTTTCATTGAAGGGAAAGTAACTGGCTCAACGGTGGTTCATCGCGACTTCCATGATTTTGATGATTGTCTCTACATGGTTTCCGATGAGGGAAATGCCTCCTTGCAGATAGCCGACCTTCGTTTCTTACCCGATTCGGCACCGTTGGTTTATGACAGCGGGGAGCTGTTCCCAAGGTCGCACAATATTTTCATCGATAGTTCCAGCGCACGGATGTACGTGTGCGGTGGACCACTGCTGTTTGCCGTTTTCTCGTTGGCCGATCCGACCTCACCAACGCTATTGCTCAATTGTCCGTTGGATGTTCCGTTCTGGGGACCGATCGGTTATGTACACGACACCTACGTGCGTGGCGATACGGCCTATCTGAATGCAGGAACCAACGGACTTTTCGTGGTCGATTTCCATGACATCAACAACCCTGTAATGATCGGTTCCATGGATGTGTACCCGCAGAGTGGCTACAACCACAGCGGTTGGCTCATGGCCGACAAACCGTACTATGCCTTGGCCGATGAAACATTTGGGAAGGACGTAAAGATCGTGGATGTGTCCGATATGGCCGATCTGCATGTGGTGGACACCATTACCTCTGGCGTGGATGAGAACTCCATTCCTCACAACCTTATATATAGGGGAGATCAGTTGTTCATCTCATACTACTTCGATGGACTGTACATGTTCGATTGTTCTGACCCGACCCACCCACAGTTGGCGGGGTTTTACGATACATCCACCGAACCGCATGTCAATGGACTGTACCGTGGTTGCTGGGGCGTTTATCCGCTGTTGCCTTCGGGGCATATTCTTGCGTCCGACATGCAGACGGGGCTTTGGGTCTTCGGTTCCAACTTGGTTGCTGGCGTCAACGAGCCATCCAAAGATGCAACAAAGGACTTGACCGTATATCCCAATCCGGTGGAGAATGTACTTCATCTTGGAAAAAACTACACCAACATCCGTTATCGTATTTCCGACATGGCGGGTAGAGAGGTGATGCACGGGAAGAGTATTGGAACCATCGATGTGTCGGAACTTGGAACAGGTATCTACGTGATCACCGTACTTGCTGACGATGCAACTCTTCAGAGCCGCTTCTTTAAGCGTTAA
- a CDS encoding tetratricopeptide repeat protein, with amino-acid sequence MRYVYLLLFCLCCVSLHAQEAGTAGSEKPESSMTKEEKIAAAKAKAKAASDTTDAPPAMTPYEEAAKSYDLALTLKEQRKYDEAQAEFDKAIEVDPNFVEAYVGRGGIKFQKIEFPAAMEDYNRAVEIAENLVEMHEYKASIKKVLADYEGSKIEGSKAEYMKSRLAEALYHRGHLKRFMEDNGGGCQDLRKSLDLGYSRAKTDWPDLCQ; translated from the coding sequence ATGAGATACGTTTATCTATTGCTCTTCTGCCTGTGTTGTGTATCGCTGCACGCTCAAGAAGCTGGAACCGCAGGTTCGGAGAAGCCCGAGTCGTCTATGACCAAGGAAGAGAAGATCGCTGCGGCCAAAGCCAAGGCCAAAGCTGCTTCCGATACCACCGATGCTCCTCCGGCCATGACCCCATACGAAGAAGCAGCCAAAAGCTACGATCTGGCGCTTACGCTGAAAGAGCAGCGCAAGTATGATGAAGCGCAGGCCGAATTTGACAAGGCCATTGAGGTTGATCCGAACTTTGTAGAAGCGTATGTTGGACGTGGTGGCATCAAATTCCAGAAGATCGAGTTTCCTGCTGCCATGGAAGATTACAACCGTGCGGTGGAAATAGCGGAGAATCTGGTGGAAATGCACGAGTACAAGGCATCTATCAAAAAGGTTCTGGCCGATTATGAAGGATCCAAGATCGAGGGAAGCAAGGCTGAATACATGAAATCGCGCTTGGCAGAAGCGCTTTATCATCGGGGGCATCTTAAGCGCTTTATGGAAGACAATGGAGGTGGCTGCCAAGATCTGAGAAAATCATTGGACCTTGGTTATTCCCGGGCTAAAACTGATTGGCCAGACCTCTGTCAATAA
- a CDS encoding taurine catabolism dioxygenase TauD — translation MPNTLYTVSPNGDDSKETLVSRIASEKNSLKQELLKNGAIMFRGYNIRTPEDFEAVALALEPGLQNNYAGTSPRNSRTKFVHSASELPGHYPIMQHCEMSFLPTAPRYLFFFCYVEPKDGGETPICDFRKVYEQMDPKIRRDFEEKGVRLIRNYTGPNSKSRNDVYQLKKWDELFKTTDHEKVEEECKKNDLHPTWLPDDRLRLVNDRPSVQKHPETGEMVWFNHLQVFHREAAAIEYEHIYKRRGDFFSLRYLVALKTITFFKRIFKKTEDEAMHMVFADGSEIPRSYVEHVEKLIWDNLVATPWKLGDVLMIDNFSTSHGRLPYKGPRDILVAWSA, via the coding sequence ATGCCGAACACATTATATACTGTATCTCCCAACGGGGACGATTCGAAGGAAACGTTGGTCTCGCGCATTGCCAGCGAGAAGAATTCCCTGAAACAGGAACTGTTGAAGAACGGAGCCATCATGTTCCGTGGGTACAATATCCGCACACCCGAAGATTTTGAGGCAGTGGCCTTGGCCTTGGAGCCTGGACTTCAGAACAATTACGCAGGGACTTCGCCACGAAACAGTCGAACCAAGTTTGTGCATTCGGCCAGTGAGTTGCCAGGGCATTACCCCATCATGCAACATTGCGAGATGAGCTTTCTGCCAACGGCACCACGCTACCTGTTCTTCTTCTGCTACGTGGAACCAAAAGATGGAGGCGAGACGCCCATTTGTGATTTCCGCAAGGTGTATGAGCAGATGGATCCAAAAATCCGAAGAGACTTTGAGGAGAAAGGTGTGCGACTCATCCGTAACTACACGGGGCCAAACTCCAAGTCAAGGAACGATGTCTACCAACTCAAAAAGTGGGATGAGCTATTCAAGACAACCGACCACGAAAAGGTGGAAGAGGAGTGCAAGAAGAATGATCTACATCCAACATGGTTGCCGGATGACCGTCTCCGTTTGGTGAATGACCGCCCTTCGGTACAGAAACATCCCGAAACGGGTGAGATGGTGTGGTTCAATCACCTTCAGGTCTTCCATCGCGAAGCGGCTGCCATCGAATATGAACACATTTATAAACGCAGAGGCGATTTCTTTTCGCTGCGCTATCTGGTAGCGCTGAAGACCATCACGTTCTTCAAGCGCATCTTCAAGAAGACAGAGGACGAGGCCATGCACATGGTCTTTGCCGATGGAAGTGAGATTCCGCGTTCGTATGTGGAGCACGTGGAAAAACTCATTTGGGACAACCTTGTGGCCACCCCATGGAAATTGGGAGACGTGCTGATGATCGACAATTTCAGCACCTCGCACGGCCGTTTGCCATACAAAGGCCCACGCGACATTCTGGTGGCCTGGAGCGCCTGA
- a CDS encoding IS200/IS605 family transposase yields CWSTGNITDEMVNEYLEHHRRSDDNGGSNFIIE; encoded by the coding sequence GGTGTTGGAGTACAGGCAACATAACAGATGAAATGGTGAATGAATATCTGGAGCATCACAGAAGGAGTGATGACAATGGCGGAAGCAATTTCATCATTGAGTGA
- a CDS encoding glycoside hydrolase family 97 protein, with product MKRTLILLAIILAAFTGRAQEYFLKSPDGDIKVEILVSANTVYRLYYRGKLIMYGKPMGLLIGKKNRLGHKEFDAKSSTNSVDRIVKPIVPYRSSEIHEGYNELSLEFESGLSIDFRCYDEGFSYRLRTSFEQEVTIKEEMMGFELTTDPEVWYPKETSFYSSNEQKFIPTSSMQLRKGEKASLPVLWKRDNGTFIMFTETDLHDYPGLYLKTDGEGGYKGIHPPYPASEIKFFDRFEMAAFKHNWIARTNGNRSYPWRVFTIADDEEGLFASNLPWLLASETEMIDTEWIKPGKVAWDWWNALQLEGVDFKPGLNTQTYKYYIDFASKNGLEYIVLDEGWYKLGDLLKVKEEIDIPELVRYGKEKNVNVILWVVWKTLESQFDDAFKQFSDWGIAGIKMDFMMRNDQEMIAFYEKVAKEAAARKMLVDFHGSHCPKGLQRTYPNVLTFEGVRGLEWNKWSSAITPTHDVTLPFTRMLAGPMDYTPGAMENIGNPKKHHGNFKHPKSIGTRCHELAKYVVFESPLQMLADAPTAYEKEPECMKFLAAVPTTWDETIVLDAKVGEHILLARRKGDTWFIGGMTGAVGQTISIDLAFLGSGQYEMELWRDAEDTRKNGSSYEYFKETSIVPTMKYVISMAEGGGWVAVIRKSGT from the coding sequence ATGAAGCGAACGCTCATTTTGCTTGCCATCATTCTCGCAGCTTTCACAGGAAGGGCGCAAGAATATTTTCTCAAGTCTCCAGATGGAGACATCAAAGTGGAGATCCTGGTCAGCGCTAACACGGTCTATCGGTTGTATTACCGTGGGAAATTGATCATGTACGGAAAGCCGATGGGACTCCTGATCGGCAAAAAGAACCGTTTGGGGCACAAGGAATTCGATGCCAAGTCGAGCACCAATTCGGTTGACAGAATCGTGAAACCCATTGTACCGTACCGCTCAAGCGAGATACATGAAGGCTACAACGAACTTTCCTTGGAGTTTGAAAGCGGCCTGAGCATCGATTTCCGATGTTATGATGAAGGCTTCAGCTATCGTCTTCGCACCTCATTCGAACAGGAAGTGACCATCAAAGAGGAAATGATGGGTTTTGAACTGACCACCGACCCCGAAGTGTGGTATCCGAAGGAAACGTCCTTCTACTCCAGCAACGAGCAGAAATTCATTCCTACCAGTAGCATGCAATTGCGGAAAGGTGAAAAAGCAAGCCTTCCCGTATTATGGAAACGCGACAATGGCACGTTCATCATGTTCACGGAGACGGATCTGCACGACTATCCCGGTCTGTATCTGAAAACAGATGGCGAAGGTGGCTACAAAGGCATTCATCCACCGTACCCAGCCTCAGAGATCAAGTTTTTCGACCGTTTCGAGATGGCTGCATTCAAGCACAATTGGATCGCTCGCACCAATGGCAACCGAAGCTATCCTTGGCGCGTGTTCACCATTGCGGATGATGAGGAAGGACTTTTTGCCTCGAATCTGCCTTGGTTGCTTGCCTCCGAAACGGAAATGATTGATACCGAATGGATAAAACCCGGTAAAGTGGCGTGGGACTGGTGGAATGCGCTACAACTGGAAGGTGTGGATTTCAAACCCGGCCTCAACACGCAGACCTACAAATACTACATCGATTTTGCTTCGAAGAACGGTCTCGAATACATCGTGCTGGATGAAGGCTGGTACAAATTGGGCGATCTACTGAAGGTGAAAGAGGAAATTGACATCCCCGAACTGGTGCGCTACGGCAAGGAGAAGAATGTGAATGTGATCCTTTGGGTGGTTTGGAAAACCCTCGAATCGCAGTTTGACGATGCTTTCAAGCAGTTTTCCGATTGGGGAATTGCGGGCATTAAAATGGACTTCATGATGCGGAACGATCAGGAGATGATCGCTTTTTATGAGAAAGTGGCCAAGGAAGCTGCCGCCCGCAAAATGCTGGTGGATTTTCATGGAAGCCATTGCCCGAAAGGTTTGCAACGCACCTACCCGAACGTGCTGACCTTTGAAGGTGTGCGCGGATTGGAATGGAACAAATGGAGCAGCGCCATCACGCCTACGCATGATGTGACGCTTCCATTTACCCGCATGCTTGCCGGGCCGATGGACTACACTCCCGGTGCCATGGAGAATATCGGCAACCCGAAGAAGCATCATGGCAATTTCAAGCATCCGAAAAGCATAGGCACCCGCTGCCACGAGTTGGCCAAATATGTGGTTTTTGAAAGCCCATTGCAGATGTTGGCCGATGCACCCACCGCCTACGAAAAGGAACCTGAGTGCATGAAATTCCTGGCCGCAGTACCCACAACCTGGGACGAGACCATTGTGCTTGATGCCAAGGTCGGAGAACACATTCTATTGGCACGAAGAAAAGGCGATACATGGTTCATTGGCGGCATGACGGGAGCCGTTGGCCAGACCATCAGCATCGACCTTGCATTCCTCGGTAGTGGACAGTATGAAATGGAGCTTTGGCGCGATGCGGAGGACACGCGGAAGAACGGTTCGAGCTACGAATACTTCAAAGAGACAAGCATTGTTCCTACCATGAAATATGTGATATCGATGGCCGAAGGTGGCGGTTGGGTAGCGGTTATCAGAAAATCAGGAACTTAG